AGGCAGCTGAACCTTTTCTGTGGCATTTTCTGGACTCCTGCAGTTCACAGGGTGGTCTTTTAAGGCAAACTGGTGCTGGACCTTTCTTCAAATGTCAGATAGTGAACGACTGGTTTAGAACCTACTTCACAGCTGTAGTCTTAGCCATCTCGGTACATGTCCTTTCCACTTGTGCAACAAAACCCCTGAATTTAGTAGAGGTGATGGACACAAACTTCACACACAATCTTTGAGTTACCCTATTGCAGCTACCTTGTGAGCACTCCATGCAGTTCGAACAGCTTGTTCATACGTACATAAGAGAGAGGCTGTTCTTGTCCTCGCTCTGTGTAACATGTTCCTTGAAGTATAGGTGATAAAGGTCCATACTTGAGAGAAGGATGAACAGTGAAGCACATCAAGCTTAAACTTGCAGAATATGTcaccaggaaggaaggaaagaagacagGCTGAAGATGATAGGGAAGCAAAGTAACCCTTCTTTAAATAATAAAGAGATGCTGCAGGCAGACGTGAAATGATTTAGACTCTTAAACAAGCGTCCTCATACTTGCTGCCAGGGAGGCAGCATGGCCTTTTAACAGAGTTTGTGAGGGCGTTGCAGATCAGCCCTGTGGCTAACACACAGACACCACAGTCATAGTGACTTCATCTTCGCTGCAGGCTGCTCTGGTCTCCTGAGTCgtgctgcagaggagcagcaTGAGTACGGGCAGTGTTGAGGCAGCAGGTTGCAGGGGTGGGAGAAGTACTATTGTACCATGAGCAGAAGGGGCTGGAGTGGATTTTCAGCATACTTAGGAATTGGCGTGCATTAGTTCTGCAGATCAGTTTTGAGATGCTGGTTCGGAGCTCAGGAGCATCCCAAATTCCTCAGCTGAATTTGCACATGCACAGATGTTCTCGAAGTATTTCTGGACTTGAGTCGTTGCGCTAGAAGTGTTTTTCCTATTTGCTTTGAAGTGTAAATTGAAAGCCACTTCTGCAGTGGCATGCACTAAGGCAGAACATTTCAGGAACACTTCTGCAAGAGTCATTGCACAACTGTAAACGCAAATTTCAGTAGTAACATGATGGCTTTGGACTGCATCTGGTTGGCTTGCCAAGAGTAGCCTGCAGCCAGTACATCATGTGTTTGAGACACCATAACAGTGAACTGAATTATCAGAGGTAAAGATCATCTGAGCAGCGTGCCCCTTTCACGTGCTTTGGTTTTTGCTAGCTTCTTTTCCCTCATTTCCTTTTCAATGCAAACATGAAGTATGCTAAATCTGTGTAAAGTTGGACTTTTTTGAAACGTTTGTGTGAAACTGCTATTCATCAAATgttacatttccatttttctaCAATGCATTCAATGGACCAGTTGGGTATGGATTCCATTTGCTAATATTACTGTAGAGAGATCTCTGCCGGTATGTATGCATAGCCAGAACCTGTGACGTTGTTActgcttgtttggttttggatCCCCTTCCTCCCAACCCTcacccttctctctttttttgtattttgttcctAGTGTCTTGTGAATGTGTTTGTGATACGTGGATTTCTTATGTTGACTTCACTTAATTTTAAAGGCgcatggatatttttttttctttttgagtttcatatttctgtatctgtattaGTGGGAAGtgattgccccccccccccccccccatgcttaATAATCACCATcattcccttccacccttccttcCTTAGGTGAGAAGCCATTCAAATGTGATCAGTGCAGCTATGTGGCCTCAAACCAGCATGAAGTAACTCGTCATGCAAGGCAGGTTCACAATGGGCCGAAGCCTCTGACCTGCCCACACTGTGACTACAAAACAGCTGACCGCAGCAATTTCAAAAAGCACGTTGAGCTCCACGTCAATCCGCGCCAGTTTCTCTGTCCTGTTTGTGATTATGCAGCATCTAAAAAATGTAACCTGCAGTATCACATCAAATCCAGGCATCCTGATTGTTCTGACATCACCATGGATGTTTCAAAGGTAAAGCTACGGACTAAAAAGAGTGAAGCTGACTTTTCTGAGAGCATTAATGACaaagcagagaaggaacaaaCTAAAGGGGATTCAGCtgcaaagaaaactgagaaaattgtgaaagtggagaaaaaagataatttggCAAAGGAAAAGAAGCCGACGAACAATGTTTCTGCAGGTCAGGTGACAACCAGAAGTCGGAAATCAGCTTCAGAAAACAAGGAGGTGGAtattaaaactgagaaaaatactgagaaaacatGTAAAACAAAGAAGATCAAAAGAAAGGCAGAGGCTGAAGTAACTTCCTCAAAGCAAGAGCCTGCAAATGATACCTcaacagtaacaaaaaagaaaaagaaagtggaagCTAAACCCAGAGACTGCCAGGAAGCTCAAAAAAGTGACATTGTACCAGAGGAGGAGCCTAAAAAGCAAAATTCTTGcctcaagaaaaacagaaaaaagaaagctctGAAAAATAAGCACAGTAAGAAAAGCAGTAAACTCGATCAGGAGAAGATCGAGGAAGAGGAGATGCCAGATGAGCGTCATATCACAGAAGAAGATGGATGTGTGAAGCCTGACGCTGAGAGCAGTGACCAGAAGGAGCAAGATCCCACTGACACAGCGGCATTAAACGACGATGGTAGTCATGCTCTCAAGGGGGAGAGCGCTGATGCCAAAGGAGGCTGTGTAGAAGACCCAGGGCAGCTTTGTCTGCCAGCTCAGGATGCAAACACAGAAGCTGAGGTAGAGGACCAAGAAATGCCTGCTGCAGCAACAGAGAGCGAAGAGGCTGTTggtgaaaaagaggaggagagaaagccgGACAGAGGGGAAGGCACTTGCTCTGAGGAATCTTCCCATGCAGTGTCTTCTGAAAAGGGCTTGGATGTGCCCATGGATGTGGTACCAGATCTGGCGCCTGAGAAGGAGCCAGAGGAAACCTTCATGGCAGAAACTGTGAGTAACTCAGACCTACTGGACCTGACCAAGACGTGCCTGCCAGTGACAGAGCCAGCAGGAGATGCCGTGCCGGCACCTGCGCCCCCAGAAGGGTGTATGCAAAGCCCTCAAGTAGCTCTGGCCTTATCATCTCCGGATAACACAGCAGTGAATGAATCTCAGGAAATGGATGAGGATGAGGGCATCCACAGCCACGAAGGCAGCGACATAAGTGACAACATATCAGAAGGAAGCGATGACTCGGGGTTAAATGGCGCTCGCTCTGTACAAGAAGAAACAAGTCCAAAGACATCACAAGGAGCTGCAGACACTGCAGTCGCCAGGGAGAACTATGTGTGCATTTTTTGTGACCGCTCATTTAAAAAGGAAGGTGAATACAGCAAGCACCTCAATCGCCACTTAGTCAATGTGTATTATCTTGAGAAGGCAACAAAAGGTCAGGAGTAGAAATAGCTGTGGTTTGGGGGAATCTTCTTTTGTACGATCTTATACAGTTTATGTACAGATattgtagatttatttttttttttttaagcacggTTTGCTTTAGTGTCTgcattggtttggtttttaagttgaaaatattttggacACTTTTCTGTGTAATGGTGAACTCATTAATTATTGGATCTCTTCATTAGAGAAGGCAGATGGGGTGTATGAGGCTGTGTCCTGTAAAGTCAGTGTAAGCTTCTAGTATATTAGCTTATGCAATTCTTTTATAAATTGAGTTTTAGGAACAAGACTGTAGCTAACAATACACAAGTTGGATGTTTATAGAGCCATTGGCATTAGTTGCTTTTTGTTCTAGCAGCcaactcctcctctctctccccaattcccttccccttttttttattAGTTCTCTATGTGTCTTGATGTTCAAAGTGTTAAACTACTTGATGGTTTTTCTACCAGGAAGATAGCTTCTATTACATAAAGAGCACTTTGTAAAAGAAATCAAAGTTGGCTAGTGATGAACATAACTGTTTAAGATAATTGTGAACGTACATTTCAGATCCCCTAAGCGTGAATGGTGAGCCAAGATTTGGGAGTAGTCCTTCCAACTTTTGATTGGAGAATCGCTGTTTTGATTAATATCTTAATGACTATGATATGTAATTGGCTTTGTTGTGGGGGAgcaagtttattatttttaatttctgcttttttttttttgattgtgcTTTAAGAGCTTAAAATATTGCACATTGTTTTTGATTTTTACCTATGCAGTTTAATCCTTTAGGAATAGCGCTTGTGCAGTACATGTACACTTTATATATGCATGTTTGATTTTGCTtgtgtaagttttttttttttatttggaaatgttcAGATTCGTTGCTTACCATGGGACAGTTTTCTGTGACAGTTTTCTGTGATGCTCTTTActgcagatttttcttgttttcctgggGTATTATTAGTTGTGCATGAAATTATTAATTGCTTGGCTATATATTTTTGACTGACTTTAAAATTGTATAGTTCTTGAGCAAAAGGATACCAATGCAGTTTCAAAACACTATAGGATTTATCATGGAAATGCCACTTCTGATGTTTTGAATACACATACAGAGTAATAAATTGTAATTTGGGATCACCAGACAGGAAAATACTCACTCTCAGTGGAAAGGGTCTGCAGCTTCTGCAAGTCCAgatcttcttttttcctctccttttcctttccgTGATGGACAGCGGTCAAACTCCATgagcttaaaataaataaaatagtacCAGTGATAGAAGTATGGTTCATCTAACATCCCCCACGCCAAAAAAACAGATAAATCAACTGGTAAGCAACAAACCTGGCATTAAAAACTGTAGGAATTCCTGCTCCTTATTCATTCAGGTTGCATTTAATAAAGTCATCCGGCTTCCATGCAGAGAGAAACACGTAGGTGATCAGATTGTCATCTCCAGTCTCTGTGTCATACCAggatttttaaattctgaacaGGTTTAATTTAtggcacacacaaacacaagagAGATTGCATACTTACTGCTTGTAGCCAACCAGTGGCAAAATGTAAACACAGTCCAAAccagcagggaaaaaacaaaacccttcagTCCCATCTGTGCACTCTTCTGTCAGCTGCCTTTCCAGTGGGAACAGTTGGGGACAGCTTCTCTGGTTGTCAGCTCCAAAGAAGCAAATTTGGAGGCAGGTGTTATTTGGAGAGTGGAGTTGAGGAGCTCAGACACTATTTGTCAGAGCACTTTATGGCAAATACTCTCAATGTAACTCTGGAATAAACCCTATTCTCTGCATGTCCCCACAGCATCTTCCCCTCCAAACAAACCCATTGCCTTGAATGAATAGAGAGCAACAATGCTACATTGCTTCTGCTTTTGGGAGAGATTGGTAATAGGAGGCCAAAGATTTGAGAGGGAAGGCATCCCTCGTGGCAGAAATCAATTGTATAATGTATAGTGAGTTTTTGTTTGCTTAGATAGTGTTCAATCCTTACCTTGGCTGCGACAATCATTGTCAACTGAAGATCAAGTTGCAACTATATTTATgttaaacattaagaaaataaacctaGTTGAATTGTTTTCCTAAACAACCAGTTGTAATAGacttagatgtatttttttttcttcataatagtgTTTCCTTTATATATAAATGTTGCCACCATTTGTGAGCGATGTGAGCAGATGCTGGGAATTCCAGGACTGTGTAGAGGTTTTATAGCTCCCTTCATACCCTTGCAAAGAGCCTTTGCCGTCTTGTGAGAGACTTCAAGGACTTTAGCTGTGTTCAAATAAACTTGTGGACTGTCCTgatattttttctggtttgtttttgaaTGAAAATAATGGTGTTGACTGACTTTAAATCTCTGTCTATGAGATAAAAACAAAGATGTGGTTCTCTCAGATACTCTGCTGCACATTTCGGTGAAGTGGTCAAGGTTTCAATGCTTCATCTGACAAGAACTCTTTGAGGATGATGGTCAGCTCCTGTTCGGCAGTGTTTCTTACCACGAgattagaaactgaaaataaattattaacatATTAAGAAGAAGGAATGTTGATTCTTTCTATCCGAGACCCATCAACAATGTCCTGAAATACCTAATGTTGGCGCAGAACTGTGTTGGAATTCTCTGCTTGGTTAAGACCAACGTTAGGGAGTATGTTATGGTAAAACAGCAAGGATGTAATGCATTATGTGTACCTAAAATGTTAGACGTTGCTAATATTAAGTATTTGAGGGGGAGTGCAGGTCAGATAACCCACCATATATGGTGGGTCTTACATTGCTGTATCTCCCGTTAAacaatgccttttttttgttgttgttgttctttttcaatattcttaaattattttgtgttggttttgccAATGCTAGCGTTTTTGTGTTTATTGGCAATAATACTTGTACGAGTGTTCAACCTCCAGTATGTGGTTGAAAGGATTAGCACACTGATACTCCTACACTGCCAGCCCTCGGTTGAGCAACGTGGTGTTTTGGGCTTTTGCTGTATGAATCTATACATTCAAAGTAACTGCCCTGAGGAATGGTCTAGAAGTGGGTAGCTAGGCATTAATAATCCATGGTATTGTAATTGGTATTTCTGGATTTTGATGATCTAGGATGGAACTTTAGTCACTTAAAAGAAGAATGTTTAACAACTGACAGGCCAGTTAAGATATGGTAACGTCATTGATTTCAACAGATTTAATGTAGCTGAAAGGTATTAAATCAAATTCAAGAGTTTTCTTGAATGTCAGTTGTGTAGATATGTGGCGTGCATTCAATATTAACAGAATCCAAATAGCTAATGGAATTGTTTTATGTGTACATATATTTTCCCCTTCTAAAATTACACTAGCTAACAAACTTTTGTAAGCTGGCATGGAAACTTGTTTATGATGTTTAGTTGCACCATGTTTGAGCTTTTACAGTGCAATACTTGTATTCTCTGAATTAAAccaaaggtaatttttttttcatgctctcTCTACTGTAGTGCATGACAGTCTTTTCTACATTTGTAATAGATGTAAAACAAGCCAGATCATACATCCTGTTTTTACCTAAAACATGTATAAGAAGTCTTTTGTTCAAAATGTAGTATAAAGTTAAACTAAATTGCATTATATTAACCCTTACAAGTGTATTTTCCTAAGCATAGTTATGATTAAATAAACTTTATTAAGGAACTTGGAGCTTCTATCTCCCACTTATTAATGGCTATGAAAGCCATTTGTAACTAAAGGCAGGAGCAGCACAAGCATGGTTGACAGAGCTCTTCAGGACCTCAAGCCAGCACGGTCTGGGGAGCCAGTATACAGATGCCACGTGTGTGCGCACACGGGCTTGACTGCAAACAGGGACAACGTCTCCAGAAATAGGTTCTTTCTCCAGTTCAACACATTATATTCATTTCCCTGCCTGCTTCAGTGAGGGCAGGGCACAAAGTGGGGGATGCATGCACACGGCCGAGGTTCAGACTTAATGCTGGACCTGTTTGTGACTTGGCAGGACAGGCCCGATGGGCGTGAAAGGCATAGTCCCTGCCACATGAGAAGAAATGCAGCTTGATGGAAACTGGAATTTAAATTTGAGTTTCAGATGTAATGCAGGTGGCAATTCCTCCTGCATTCCAAAGGGGTCTCCGGTGCTGTCTCATTTGGGGAATTAACAGTAGGTTTATAAAAATTATGTCACCCATCATCCCTATGGCTATGATACTGTCTGTATAGATACTGAAAATGTCTTGAGAGCTGTGGAGCTTGGTGTAGCCTGTACGGGTTTTCATCTCTCTGTCAGCCTGGCCCTCTTACAAAACCTGAGCTGGATTAGCCCATGATGCTAACCTGCCTTCTAGGGCTTGGTCATTCTTACCTCCTACTAATGCAGAACAATTCCTATTTGCCAAGGCATCGAGGCAAATGATGTTTAATGAACTTGTGGGGATAGTTGTACATGCAGCTGCCGCAGCTTTGAACAGTTTGAAACTTCTATGCTAGAAGGATAAGAAGTGAGCTTTTGTCTTCTctgattaaatgttttcttataaACAACACTCCCCCCAGGGTCATCTTAGTCTGTCAGTGGGAATCTGGGGTTCTGAGCCATGCAATCAGTAGGCAAGCAGCAAAGAGCCGGGTGCACTGTTACCACAGGGCATAGACTTGGAGGGCTGCAGGGTGGCAGGGCTGTCATCACCTGGGTAAGGGGCAGGTTTTGGTTTGCTCCTCTTGAAGTCCTGTAGACGGTGTGTATGCAGTTTAGGGTAAAGCCGGTGTAGGGACAGGGAACAGGAGTGATGCCTGAGCCTGCCCATGGACTGCAA
The sequence above is drawn from the Strix aluco isolate bStrAlu1 chromosome 4, bStrAlu1.hap1, whole genome shotgun sequence genome and encodes:
- the REST gene encoding RE1-silencing transcription factor isoform X2 — its product is MATQVLGQSGGSSLFPGSANIGMALSNDMYDLHDLSKAELAAPQLIMLANVALTGEVNGNCCDYLVGEERQMAELTTVGDSNFSDSDGEGMEDTQAAESDREAPENVELSSLEVPSVETQGATACPPPKTPGVDKDVSLEAPGTPESTEDKCKSLKSKPFRCKPCQYEAESEEEFVHHIRVHSAKKFFVEENAEKQAQVKESDSCTAEEVDFSKGPIRCDRCGYNTNRYDHYLAHLKHHNKAGENERVYKCTICTYTTVSEYHWKKHLRNHFPRKVYTCSQCSYFSDRKNNYIQHIRTHTGEKPFKCDQCSYVASNQHEVTRHARQVHNGPKPLTCPHCDYKTADRSNFKKHVELHVNPRQFLCPVCDYAASKKCNLQYHIKSRHPDCSDITMDVSKVKLRTKKSEADFSESINDKAEKEQTKGDSAAKKTEKIVKVEKKDNLAKEKKPTNNVSAGQVTTRSRKSASENKEVDIKTEKNTEKTCKTKKIKRKAEAEVTSSKQEPANDTSTVTKKKKKVEAKPRDCQEAQKSDIVPEEEPKKQNSCLKKNRKKKALKNKHSKKSSKLDQEKIEEEEMPDERHITEEDGCVKPDAESSDQKEQDPTDTAALNDDGSHALKGESADAKGGCVEDPGQLCLPAQDANTEAEVEDQEMPAAATESEEAVGEKEEERKPDRGEGTCSEESSHAVSSEKGLDVPMDVVPDLAPEKEPEETFMAETVSNSDLLDLTKTCLPVTEPAGDAVPAPAPPEGCMQSPQVALALSSPDNTAVNESQEMDEDEGIHSHEGSDISDNISEGSDDSGLNGARSVQEETSPKTSQGAADTAVARENYVCIFCDRSFKKEGEYSKHLNRHLVNVYYLEKATKGQE
- the REST gene encoding RE1-silencing transcription factor isoform X1, with the protein product MATQVLGQSGGSSLFPGSANIGMALSNDMYDLHDLSKAELAAPQLIMLANVALTGEVNGNCCDYLVGEERQMAELTTVGDSNFSDSDGEGMEDTQAAESDREAPENVELSSLEVPSVETQGATACPPPKTPGVDKDVSLEAPGTPESTEDKCKSLKSKPFRCKPCQYEAESEEEFVHHIRVHSAKKFFVEENAEKQAQVKESDSCTAEEVDFSKGPIRCDRCGYNTNRYDHYLAHLKHHNKAGENERVYKCTICTYTTVSEYHWKKHLRNHFPRKVYTCSQCSYFSDRKNNYIQHIRTHTGERPYQCAMCPYSSSQKTHLTRHMRTHSGEKPFKCDQCSYVASNQHEVTRHARQVHNGPKPLTCPHCDYKTADRSNFKKHVELHVNPRQFLCPVCDYAASKKCNLQYHIKSRHPDCSDITMDVSKVKLRTKKSEADFSESINDKAEKEQTKGDSAAKKTEKIVKVEKKDNLAKEKKPTNNVSAGQVTTRSRKSASENKEVDIKTEKNTEKTCKTKKIKRKAEAEVTSSKQEPANDTSTVTKKKKKVEAKPRDCQEAQKSDIVPEEEPKKQNSCLKKNRKKKALKNKHSKKSSKLDQEKIEEEEMPDERHITEEDGCVKPDAESSDQKEQDPTDTAALNDDGSHALKGESADAKGGCVEDPGQLCLPAQDANTEAEVEDQEMPAAATESEEAVGEKEEERKPDRGEGTCSEESSHAVSSEKGLDVPMDVVPDLAPEKEPEETFMAETVSNSDLLDLTKTCLPVTEPAGDAVPAPAPPEGCMQSPQVALALSSPDNTAVNESQEMDEDEGIHSHEGSDISDNISEGSDDSGLNGARSVQEETSPKTSQGAADTAVARENYVCIFCDRSFKKEGEYSKHLNRHLVNVYYLEKATKGQE